In Winkia neuii, a genomic segment contains:
- a CDS encoding DUF349 domain-containing protein has translation MSDSPTQNVSNEHPLPQAPVDDPAAQAARQFGRVSDDGTIWVKEAGSERAVGQFPDQLPEDPLGLYVRRYLDLQAQIELFEGRLPHLNGKEIDQTLSSLEEAVREPAVVGDVDALRTRVEQLKQKATEAKAAAKERRAEQKAEALARRTKIVEEAEAVAAQDPGRTQWKHSSQKLRDLLEQWKSEQRKGPRLDRPTEDGLWKRFSGARTVFDRHRRQFFSKLDASQAEAKKVKQDLVRRAEELSASTDWGPTAGAYRDLMNEWRRAGRASRKDDDALWERFRKAQQTFFDAKNAQNAALEEEFKQNLVLKEALLQKIEAILPVTDIEAAKAKLRPLQDEWDEIGHVPRADKSRIESRMRAVEDAIRKAEEDEWRRTDPETKARAQGMLGQLEVKLEDLSKKIEKANEAGDTAKAAKLQDSYDTAKQWFDQISSQA, from the coding sequence GTGAGCGATTCGCCCACCCAGAACGTATCCAACGAACATCCCCTGCCCCAAGCCCCTGTTGATGATCCGGCTGCTCAGGCGGCCCGTCAATTCGGTCGAGTCAGTGACGATGGCACCATTTGGGTAAAAGAAGCAGGCTCCGAACGGGCTGTCGGCCAGTTCCCCGACCAGCTGCCAGAAGATCCACTAGGTCTTTACGTTCGCCGCTATCTTGACTTGCAAGCGCAGATTGAGCTTTTCGAAGGCCGTCTCCCGCACCTCAATGGCAAAGAAATCGACCAGACTCTTAGCAGTCTGGAAGAAGCCGTGCGTGAACCGGCTGTCGTCGGTGACGTGGATGCGCTCCGCACCCGGGTTGAACAGCTGAAGCAGAAGGCCACCGAGGCCAAGGCTGCCGCAAAGGAACGCAGGGCAGAGCAGAAGGCCGAAGCTCTCGCTCGGCGCACCAAGATCGTTGAAGAAGCTGAGGCAGTCGCCGCTCAGGATCCGGGTCGTACTCAGTGGAAACACTCCTCGCAAAAATTGCGCGATCTCCTTGAACAGTGGAAGTCAGAACAGCGCAAGGGACCGCGTCTTGATCGTCCCACGGAGGACGGTTTGTGGAAGCGCTTCTCTGGAGCCCGTACTGTCTTTGATCGTCACCGTCGCCAGTTCTTCTCTAAGCTCGATGCCTCTCAGGCCGAAGCTAAGAAGGTGAAGCAGGATCTGGTACGCCGCGCAGAAGAACTATCTGCCTCCACTGATTGGGGTCCCACTGCTGGCGCCTACCGTGATCTCATGAACGAATGGCGCCGAGCCGGACGTGCCTCCCGCAAGGATGACGATGCCCTTTGGGAACGCTTCCGCAAGGCTCAGCAGACATTCTTCGACGCCAAGAACGCCCAGAACGCTGCTCTGGAAGAAGAATTCAAGCAGAACCTGGTTCTGAAGGAAGCCCTCTTGCAGAAGATCGAGGCAATCCTCCCAGTAACTGACATTGAGGCTGCCAAGGCTAAGCTGCGTCCTCTGCAAGACGAGTGGGACGAGATCGGGCATGTGCCGCGTGCCGACAAGTCCAGGATCGAGTCTCGCATGCGTGCGGTCGAAGATGCTATCCGCAAGGCGGAAGAGGACGAATGGCGGCGAACTGACCCCGAAACGAAGGCTCGCGCCCAGGGCATGCTCGGCCAGCTCGAGGTAAAGCTAGAAGATCTTTCCAAGAAGATCGAAAAGGCAAACGAGGCCGGAGACACCGCTAAGGCTGCAAAGCTACAGGATTCATACGACACCGCTAAGCAGTGGTTCGATCAGATTAGCTCGCAAGCCTAA
- a CDS encoding adenine phosphoribosyltransferase, with amino-acid sequence MKFPPRMHDLVVDNLREIPDFPTEGVLFRDITPLLANGEAFKELITLMAEHYRGKIDAVAGLESRGFILAAPLAVELGIGMMTVRKGGKLPGPVIGVDYDLEYGSARMEIRPDSVPEGARVLILDDVLATGGTALAATQLIEQSGGTVAEIAVLMELTDLGGRERIGSIPFQSLVTF; translated from the coding sequence ATGAAGTTTCCGCCTCGAATGCACGATCTGGTTGTAGACAACCTTCGTGAAATTCCCGATTTTCCTACGGAGGGAGTACTGTTTCGCGACATCACCCCGCTGCTGGCAAACGGAGAGGCGTTCAAGGAACTAATCACTTTGATGGCCGAGCACTACCGCGGCAAAATTGACGCGGTAGCCGGCCTGGAGTCTCGAGGCTTCATTCTGGCGGCTCCGCTGGCCGTAGAACTAGGTATCGGGATGATGACGGTGCGTAAAGGCGGAAAGCTGCCCGGGCCGGTTATTGGGGTCGATTATGACCTGGAATACGGCAGTGCCCGCATGGAGATCAGACCTGACTCGGTGCCTGAGGGAGCCCGTGTCTTGATCCTCGACGACGTACTGGCAACCGGTGGCACCGCCCTAGCCGCCACCCAGCTGATTGAACAGTCAGGGGGCACTGTCGCCGAGATCGCAGTCTTGATGGAATTGACCGACTTGGGAGGACGGGAAAGAATTGGTTCGATTCCTTTCCAATCTTTAGTCACCTTCTGA
- the secF gene encoding protein translocase subunit SecF — MKSFATWGNELYSGKTSYDIIGRRKLWISIGLVLIVLSLITLVFPGLNPSVDFKGGSEFTISSVPADKLEPAKKVLEDAGQKDANVRDLGSTGVRVQTKSLPTKAQRSVRAELAKAYNVDESKVTATTIGPSWGADVTKKAAQSLVIFLVLVAIVMALYFRTWTMAFAALFALLHDILLTGGVFALTQVEVSPATVIGLLTILGYSLYDTVVVFDKVRELTQDFKSQHFNTYGELVNLAVNQTLVRSINTSVVAVLPVGAILVISTVVLGGGTLRDISLALFCGMIVGTASSILIASPVLVAVRGREASVKKHTQAVYAKRAGKSVVDEDEGSSAAQHVSATPVKAGRHLGQAAQPKRTPRSKR, encoded by the coding sequence GTGAAAAGCTTCGCAACTTGGGGCAACGAGCTCTACTCGGGTAAGACTTCTTACGACATCATCGGGCGCCGTAAGCTATGGATTTCCATCGGCTTAGTACTGATCGTCCTGTCGCTCATCACCCTGGTATTCCCAGGCCTGAACCCGTCAGTCGACTTCAAGGGCGGTTCCGAGTTCACAATCTCGTCTGTTCCGGCTGACAAGCTGGAGCCGGCGAAGAAAGTGCTGGAAGACGCCGGGCAGAAGGACGCCAACGTTCGCGACCTCGGCTCGACCGGCGTGCGTGTGCAAACTAAGTCGTTGCCTACTAAGGCGCAGCGTTCGGTGCGCGCCGAACTAGCCAAGGCGTACAACGTTGACGAATCCAAGGTCACTGCCACGACTATTGGTCCTTCCTGGGGTGCTGACGTTACCAAGAAGGCTGCGCAGTCTCTGGTGATCTTCCTAGTCCTCGTGGCAATAGTGATGGCACTGTACTTCCGGACTTGGACCATGGCGTTTGCGGCACTGTTCGCACTGCTGCACGACATTTTGCTAACCGGCGGAGTATTTGCTCTGACTCAGGTTGAAGTGTCGCCCGCGACGGTAATTGGTTTGCTGACTATTTTGGGTTATTCACTCTATGACACCGTTGTTGTGTTCGACAAGGTCCGCGAGCTGACGCAGGACTTCAAGTCCCAGCACTTCAACACATACGGCGAACTGGTAAACCTGGCAGTAAACCAGACTCTGGTTAGGTCAATCAATACCTCGGTGGTGGCTGTCCTACCGGTTGGCGCCATCTTGGTCATCTCGACTGTAGTTCTGGGTGGAGGGACGCTGCGTGACATCTCGCTGGCGCTCTTCTGCGGCATGATCGTGGGTACAGCCTCATCGATCCTGATTGCTTCGCCAGTGCTGGTAGCCGTGCGAGGCAGGGAAGCCTCAGTAAAGAAACACACGCAGGCGGTTTACGCTAAGCGGGCTGGCAAGTCTGTGGTAGACGAGGACGAAGGTTCCTCGGCGGCGCAGCACGTTAGCGCCACCCCGGTGAAGGCGGGCCGTCACCTGGGCCAAGCGGCTCAGCCAAAACGAACTCCAAGGAGTAAACGATGA
- the secD gene encoding protein translocase subunit SecD: MPKTKKQSRPGRVLIALLVITLAMVGLLAAGIINKKTDGVPDLALDLEGGTQLILTPKAEEGAGRNSVTQEDIDQAIAIIRQRVDASGVSEAEITASGGQNIMVSLPGQPSEETLDLVRSSAQLDFRPVIQAGAPQAISAKAIAEAQKAQAKAQGKDPNSVKPSDKSTEELAKEQADQNHDGKISDEVSGKPSNPSDSKYITEKVIYDFLKLDCTDNKNRQGGSAGDHNKALVACSTEGNAKYILGPVDLEGTHVAKANSGMGQTQTGASTGKWEVSLQLDQKGTDKFAEVSKRLFEYKQTEPTKNAFAIVLDGLVVSAPTMNAIISDGRAAISGNFTQESAATLANQLQFGSLPLNFDVQSEQQISPTLGTDSLQWGLIAGLIGFVLIVIYLLWQYRALGLISIGSLVIAGILSYLTISLLSWAMGYRLSLAGVAGLIVAIGVTCDSFIVYFERIRDEVRDGRPLGAAVEEGWSRAKRTILASDAINMLAALVLYFLAVGGVQGFAFTLGITTLLDLLVVFMFTHPTMALLIRTKFFGEGHKWSGLDPEHLGATRRTYKKRNRRERRVVAKKTPGSTAVAEGELK, encoded by the coding sequence GTGCCCAAGACAAAAAAGCAATCGAGGCCAGGTCGCGTACTGATCGCCCTCCTTGTCATAACTTTGGCAATGGTAGGTCTGCTGGCAGCAGGAATTATCAACAAGAAGACCGACGGGGTGCCAGACCTAGCGCTGGATCTTGAAGGCGGTACCCAGCTAATTCTGACCCCTAAGGCGGAAGAGGGGGCGGGTCGTAACTCCGTAACCCAGGAGGATATCGATCAGGCGATTGCTATCATCCGCCAGCGTGTCGATGCTTCCGGTGTTTCTGAAGCCGAGATCACGGCTTCGGGCGGACAGAACATTATGGTTTCTCTGCCCGGACAGCCTTCCGAAGAGACACTAGACCTAGTGCGTTCGTCAGCGCAGTTGGATTTCCGTCCTGTTATCCAGGCCGGGGCGCCGCAGGCTATTTCTGCCAAAGCTATAGCTGAGGCACAGAAGGCTCAGGCTAAGGCACAGGGGAAGGATCCGAACTCGGTCAAGCCTTCCGATAAGTCAACTGAGGAGTTGGCTAAGGAGCAGGCCGACCAGAACCACGACGGCAAGATTTCCGACGAAGTTTCCGGAAAACCGTCTAATCCTTCCGATTCTAAGTACATTACCGAAAAGGTAATCTACGACTTCCTGAAGCTCGATTGCACCGACAACAAGAACCGGCAAGGTGGCAGCGCAGGCGACCACAATAAGGCTTTGGTTGCTTGTTCCACCGAAGGCAATGCCAAGTACATTCTTGGCCCGGTTGATCTTGAAGGTACTCACGTCGCGAAGGCCAACTCTGGGATGGGACAAACTCAGACTGGTGCTTCCACCGGTAAGTGGGAGGTTTCTCTTCAGCTAGATCAGAAGGGCACCGACAAGTTCGCAGAGGTGTCCAAGCGCCTGTTTGAATACAAGCAGACAGAGCCCACCAAGAACGCATTCGCGATTGTGCTGGACGGACTAGTGGTGTCTGCCCCGACGATGAATGCGATCATCAGCGACGGCCGGGCGGCTATTTCTGGCAACTTCACCCAGGAATCTGCAGCTACCTTGGCAAACCAGCTGCAGTTCGGCTCTCTTCCCTTGAACTTTGATGTGCAGTCTGAACAGCAGATTTCCCCGACTCTGGGCACTGACTCCTTGCAGTGGGGCCTGATCGCCGGTCTGATTGGCTTCGTTCTGATCGTCATCTACTTGCTCTGGCAGTATCGCGCGCTTGGTCTCATCTCGATCGGATCGCTAGTAATTGCTGGCATTCTGTCCTATCTGACCATTTCGTTGCTGTCCTGGGCAATGGGATACCGGTTGTCGCTCGCTGGCGTGGCCGGCTTGATTGTTGCAATCGGTGTTACCTGTGACTCCTTCATTGTTTACTTCGAGCGCATCCGCGACGAGGTCCGCGATGGACGTCCGTTGGGTGCGGCTGTAGAGGAAGGTTGGTCGCGTGCAAAGCGAACCATTCTGGCTTCCGACGCGATTAACATGCTCGCTGCTTTGGTGCTGTACTTCCTAGCAGTTGGTGGCGTGCAGGGCTTCGCCTTTACTCTGGGCATCACAACCCTCCTTGATCTGCTCGTAGTGTTCATGTTCACCCACCCGACTATGGCTTTGCTGATCCGCACCAAGTTCTTTGGTGAGGGACACAAGTGGTCTGGGCTCGATCCTGAACACCTGGGAGCCACAAGGCGGACTTACAAGAAGAGGAACAGGCGCGAGCGCAGGGTGGTAGCTAAGAAGACCCCCGGATCTACCGCCGTGGCAGAAGGAGAGCTAAAGTGA
- a CDS encoding preprotein translocase subunit YajC translates to MDPLMLMLIMILFLGVMFFMSSRTRKKQQAQQEKMQASLEPGTWVRTIGGLYLRYVDQDGNVMVLETPGGDELYFNRRAVIGPEEPPFAVAPVEGETEAGSSAASDTTETSPAEAQTGAVEDPEEEDKKQD, encoded by the coding sequence GTGGATCCACTAATGCTGATGTTGATCATGATCCTGTTCCTAGGGGTCATGTTCTTTATGTCCTCTCGTACCCGTAAGAAGCAGCAGGCCCAGCAGGAAAAGATGCAGGCGAGTCTGGAACCGGGAACCTGGGTACGCACCATTGGAGGGTTGTACCTACGCTACGTCGATCAGGACGGCAACGTAATGGTTCTGGAGACTCCTGGTGGAGACGAACTGTACTTCAATAGGCGTGCAGTGATCGGCCCCGAGGAACCGCCATTCGCAGTCGCCCCCGTCGAGGGCGAGACCGAAGCAGGCTCTTCGGCCGCTTCCGACACAACAGAAACTTCCCCTGCCGAGGCCCAGACCGGTGCGGTAGAGGATCCAGAAGAAGAGGACAAAAAGCAGGACTAA
- the ruvB gene encoding Holliday junction branch migration DNA helicase RuvB: MAEGEGRIVEPAAGDTERAAEAALRPKSLKDFVGQETVRKQLQLVLDASRGRGMSPDHVLFSGPPGLGKTTLAMIIAHEMGTSLRLTSGPAIQHAGDLAAILSALQEGDVLFIDEIHRLSRPAEEMLYLAMEDFRVDVVVGKGPGATSIPLTLPPFTVVGATTRAGLLPAPLRDRFGFTGHLEYYSAAELMQVAMRSAALLGVQLQEDAAAELASRSRGTPRIANRLLRRIVDYSQVHGTDLDLEAAKAALELFQVDAQGLDRLDRSVLEVLCQRFAGGPVGLTTLAVSVGEEAETIETVAEPYLVREGFLVRTARGRMATAKAWEHLGLRPPTEEGTLDV; this comes from the coding sequence GTGGCTGAAGGAGAAGGACGAATCGTAGAACCTGCTGCGGGCGATACTGAGCGCGCCGCAGAGGCAGCTCTCCGCCCAAAGTCGCTAAAGGACTTTGTTGGCCAGGAAACTGTGCGCAAGCAGTTGCAACTGGTCCTAGATGCTTCTAGGGGTCGAGGCATGAGCCCTGATCATGTACTGTTTTCGGGCCCTCCAGGCCTTGGGAAAACTACGCTTGCCATGATCATTGCCCACGAGATGGGTACTTCGCTGAGACTAACCTCCGGTCCTGCCATTCAACATGCCGGGGACCTGGCAGCGATTCTGTCGGCACTGCAAGAGGGCGACGTACTCTTTATCGACGAAATCCATCGTCTTTCCAGGCCAGCCGAGGAAATGCTGTACCTGGCAATGGAAGACTTCCGCGTCGACGTGGTAGTCGGCAAGGGGCCGGGTGCGACTTCGATTCCGCTTACTCTGCCCCCATTTACAGTCGTAGGTGCAACGACAAGAGCTGGCTTACTGCCTGCGCCTTTGCGTGATCGCTTCGGTTTTACAGGACACTTGGAGTACTACAGCGCTGCAGAACTCATGCAAGTCGCGATGCGCTCTGCTGCGTTGCTGGGCGTGCAACTACAAGAGGACGCCGCGGCGGAATTAGCCTCACGTTCTCGGGGCACCCCACGTATTGCCAACCGACTACTGCGCCGCATTGTGGACTACTCCCAGGTGCACGGTACCGACCTCGATCTAGAAGCTGCCAAGGCAGCACTTGAACTTTTCCAGGTGGACGCGCAAGGTCTTGACAGGCTGGACCGGTCGGTGCTCGAGGTGCTCTGTCAGCGATTCGCTGGTGGGCCGGTAGGGCTTACCACACTGGCGGTTTCAGTTGGCGAAGAAGCTGAAACGATTGAAACGGTCGCCGAACCATACCTAGTACGGGAAGGGTTCTTGGTCCGCACCGCCCGAGGGCGCATGGCAACTGCCAAAGCATGGGAGCACCTTGGGCTTCGCCCACCTACTGAAGAAGGGACGCTAGATGTGTGA
- the ruvA gene encoding Holliday junction branch migration protein RuvA yields the protein MISSLTGKISHIGASSAQIVVSGVGFSFFATPGTLLSLRTGMETTVFTSLVVREDSLSLFGFVAEEEQRAFEILQSVRGIGPKMALGALGVMSVDELRTAVANKDEKMLTRIPGVGKKSAQRMILDIGDKLGPAPQQGLSHASSAVGAEVVAALTQLGWDEATAQEAVGQVESQADDASSLLRLSLQTLGRRRG from the coding sequence ATGATTTCTTCACTGACTGGGAAGATTAGCCACATCGGCGCCTCTTCAGCCCAAATCGTAGTGTCCGGGGTAGGGTTTTCTTTCTTTGCCACCCCCGGTACCTTGCTGAGCTTGCGTACCGGTATGGAAACCACCGTATTCACTTCTCTGGTTGTTCGGGAAGATTCGCTCAGCCTGTTCGGGTTCGTAGCAGAGGAAGAGCAGCGAGCATTTGAGATCCTGCAGTCCGTGCGGGGGATCGGACCCAAGATGGCGCTCGGAGCATTGGGAGTAATGAGTGTCGATGAACTGCGCACGGCAGTAGCAAATAAAGACGAGAAGATGCTGACTCGCATTCCTGGCGTCGGAAAGAAATCGGCCCAGCGAATGATTTTGGATATTGGCGACAAACTGGGTCCCGCACCGCAGCAGGGACTTTCCCATGCGTCCTCGGCAGTGGGGGCAGAAGTCGTTGCAGCTCTGACGCAATTGGGCTGGGATGAGGCCACGGCGCAAGAGGCGGTTGGCCAGGTAGAGTCTCAGGCTGACGACGCCTCTTCCTTGCTGCGACTGTCACTACAAACGTTAGGGCGGCGTCGTGGCTGA
- the ruvC gene encoding crossover junction endodeoxyribonuclease RuvC translates to MRIMGIDPGITRCGLGVIDTNTDRTASLVYVGVARTQASLAQHFRLRTIGREIARVISTFDPQIVAIERVFAQENLQSVTTTMQVMGVAMYQVAEAGLPLAIHTPSEVKSAVTGSGIAGKAQVQEMVKRILGLDKVVRPADAADALAIAITQSWRGTGLAGGSDDSTVSVSLSGKVSARNKLTPAQEQWAKAQAAFRRTGAVDPRKRRSKRS, encoded by the coding sequence TTGCGAATTATGGGCATTGACCCCGGCATCACTAGGTGCGGTCTAGGTGTAATAGATACGAACACTGATCGGACTGCCTCCCTGGTGTATGTCGGGGTTGCTCGTACTCAGGCCAGTTTGGCCCAGCATTTCCGGCTGCGCACTATTGGCCGTGAGATTGCCCGTGTTATTTCTACTTTCGATCCGCAGATTGTTGCCATCGAGCGGGTGTTCGCCCAAGAGAATTTGCAATCGGTAACAACTACCATGCAAGTAATGGGTGTGGCTATGTATCAGGTGGCCGAGGCCGGTTTGCCACTCGCTATACACACGCCGTCAGAGGTGAAGTCGGCAGTTACCGGATCCGGTATTGCGGGTAAGGCTCAAGTCCAAGAGATGGTGAAACGGATTTTGGGGCTGGACAAGGTGGTCCGCCCTGCAGATGCCGCTGACGCTCTGGCAATCGCAATCACCCAGTCGTGGCGGGGGACCGGGCTAGCTGGTGGCAGCGACGATTCGACCGTGTCGGTGTCGCTGTCGGGCAAGGTCTCCGCAAGAAATAAGCTAACCCCCGCGCAGGAACAGTGGGCAAAAGCACAAGCTGCTTTCCGACGTACCGGCGCGGTAGATCCCAGAAAGCGCAGAAGCAAGCGAAGCTAG
- a CDS encoding YebC/PmpR family DNA-binding transcriptional regulator codes for MSGHSKWATTKHKKAAIDAKRGKLFARLIKNIEVAARTGGGDPNGNPTLYDAIQKAKKNSVPADNIDRAVKRGSGAEAGGADWETIMYEGYGPNGVAFLVECLTDNKNRAASDVRVAFTRNGGNLADPGSVSYLFSRRGIVEVPKADGVDEDTVLMAVLDAGAEEVTDMGEVFVVDSDPSQVVDVRTALQEAGIDYNSAETEWVASTQIDVDLDGLRKTTRLIDALEDSDDVQNVFTSMNVPEDVRKAAEAEEE; via the coding sequence ATGTCGGGACACTCTAAGTGGGCTACGACCAAGCACAAGAAGGCTGCGATTGATGCCAAGCGCGGCAAGCTGTTTGCGCGACTCATTAAGAACATCGAAGTTGCAGCCCGCACCGGTGGTGGCGACCCCAACGGCAACCCGACCCTTTACGATGCCATCCAAAAGGCAAAGAAGAACTCGGTCCCTGCCGACAACATCGATCGCGCGGTAAAGCGCGGCTCCGGCGCAGAAGCCGGCGGTGCGGATTGGGAAACCATCATGTACGAAGGCTACGGCCCCAATGGCGTCGCCTTCCTGGTTGAGTGCCTCACCGACAACAAGAACAGGGCTGCTTCCGACGTTCGCGTCGCTTTCACCCGCAATGGTGGCAACCTGGCTGACCCGGGTTCGGTCTCTTACCTCTTCTCGCGTCGCGGCATCGTGGAAGTTCCCAAGGCCGATGGCGTAGATGAAGATACCGTCCTCATGGCAGTTCTGGATGCAGGTGCAGAAGAAGTGACCGACATGGGCGAGGTCTTTGTTGTAGACTCCGATCCTTCCCAGGTCGTGGACGTGCGCACCGCATTGCAGGAAGCCGGCATTGACTACAACTCGGCAGAAACCGAGTGGGTAGCCTCCACTCAGATCGACGTGGACCTAGATGGGCTGCGGAAGACGACCCGTTTGATCGATGCTCTTGAAGACTCTGACGATGTTCAGAACGTCTTCACTTCGATGAACGTGCCTGAAGACGTACGCAAGGCTGCCGAGGCAGAAGAGGAATAA
- a CDS encoding NUDIX hydrolase, whose translation MSDWTMGPDGIPFRNAARVILFDAQGNTLLIEGHDKDNPSRHWWFTVGGGLQEGEGAREGACRELAEETGIELSASQLLGPAIYRKAIFDFARGPARQHETFFVAYLDGREKRIDRKWTQSETQVLDGYRWFDQNELCQLQKDGAALYPAELFSLLNRWQHGYDGHVQHIGINESGN comes from the coding sequence ATGAGCGATTGGACTATGGGCCCGGATGGAATCCCGTTTCGAAATGCAGCTAGGGTAATTCTGTTTGACGCGCAGGGAAACACCTTGCTTATTGAGGGACACGACAAGGACAACCCATCGCGTCATTGGTGGTTCACGGTCGGTGGCGGCCTGCAAGAGGGCGAAGGGGCGCGGGAAGGTGCCTGTCGGGAGTTGGCAGAAGAAACGGGTATTGAGCTTTCGGCCTCCCAACTTCTGGGGCCGGCTATTTACAGGAAAGCAATATTTGACTTTGCTCGCGGTCCGGCCAGACAGCATGAAACCTTCTTCGTGGCTTATCTAGATGGGCGCGAAAAGCGCATAGATAGAAAATGGACGCAGTCAGAGACACAGGTACTAGATGGGTACAGGTGGTTTGATCAAAACGAGTTGTGCCAGCTACAAAAAGATGGAGCGGCGCTATACCCAGCGGAACTCTTTTCCCTGCTCAACCGGTGGCAGCATGGCTACGATGGACACGTGCAACACATAGGAATAAACGAATCAGGCAACTAA